A single region of the Etheostoma spectabile isolate EspeVRDwgs_2016 unplaced genomic scaffold, UIUC_Espe_1.0 scaffold00005250, whole genome shotgun sequence genome encodes:
- the LOC116677555 gene encoding G2/M phase-specific E3 ubiquitin-protein ligase-like — translation MCPACRRRTLVQSAADFFVNGRLATALDQFAEGLKTLGLLEELRKNPAVFYNMFVSEEIPLQAKDLCTLFDVDFSVQGSNSRYGENPTICFCRDWLIEIEGIEHILIHKNNY, via the exons ATGTGTCCAGCCTGCAGGAGAAGGACCCTTGTACAGTCAGCTGCAGACTTCTTCGTCAATGGAAGATTGGCGACTGCCCTGGACCA GTTTGCTGAGGGGTTAAAAACCCTTGGTTTACTGGAGGAGCTGAGGAAGAATCCAGCAGTGTTCTACAACATGTTTGTCAGTGAGGAGATTCCACTACAGGCAAAGGACCTGTGCACTTTATTTGATGTGGACTTCTCTGTGCAGGGCAGCAACAGCAGATACGGAGAAAACCCAACAATATGCTTTTGCCGTGATTGGTTAATTGAAATTGAAGGTATTGAACACATTTTAATTCATAAGAACAATTATTAG